In one window of Branchiostoma floridae strain S238N-H82 chromosome 14, Bfl_VNyyK, whole genome shotgun sequence DNA:
- the LOC118431029 gene encoding adenosine receptor A1-like, with protein MANSTDSLEMTMSMNLSTPSPSTSVDNVNGVDGFQVFDAVILIMVAIPTVLGNALIPSALISSDKLRTTSNLFVCSLAVADLAIGLTVIPLFVGQMAAPHAFAYRPSCVAAFGWSIFVEAASVMSLVAIAVDRLLAVMYPMQYVSEVTSTHATGAILGVWTAAGAVTIVIVVGFKPVITKCHVSQVFDDFSLPASASLGLILPLFCLLVVYSVLLRVAKAQAEKLGHLSHSPRHISGRMQHQARRTFSLVLGTFSVCWTPFIVTSYLQHYYPDSRHLDHFLQFSITLGMANSCLNPWVYALRNDAFQDTFRRIWRRSFRSHASDGSGEFIPLSRVGRRPRATLVKEKISIASLLISTRTVVLVGTGNFRILKDYDLDTIPLSPYCDQRP; from the coding sequence ATGGCCAACAGCACGGACAGCTTGGAAATGACAATGTCAATGAACTTAAGTACCCCCTCCCCGTCCACGAGCGTTGACAATGTCAATGGTGTAGACGGTTTCCAGGTATTTGATGCAGTGATTCTAATCATGGTTGCCATACCAACGGTCTTGGGCAACGCCCTCATCCCGTCGGCACTGATCTCTTCCGACAAGTTACGAACGACGTCGAACCTGTTCGTCTGTAGTCTCGCGGTGGCAGATCTCGCGATAGGTCTGACGGTGATTCCTCTGTTCGTCGGTCAAATGGCGGCTCCGCATGCTTTCGCCTACCGTCCGAGCTGCGTGGCTGCCTTCGGCTGGTCCATATTTGTGGAGGCTGCGTCTGTGATGAGCTTGGTGGCCATCGCAGTGGACAGGCTGCTAGCTGTGATGTACCCCATGCAGTACGTATCGGAAGTGACGTCTACCCACGCCACGGGGGCTATTTTAGGGGTTTGGACGGCGGCAGGCGCGGTCACCATCGTCATTGTAGTCGGCTTCAAACCCGTCATCACCAAATGCCACGTCTCGCAAGTCTTCGACGACTTTTCCCTGCCCGCTTCAGCTTCGCTGGGACTCATTCTTCCCCTGTTCTGTTTGCTGGTCGTCTACAGCGTACTTCTTAGAGTGGCGAAGGCGCAAGCCGAAAAACTCGGCCACCTATCGCACAGCCCCAGACACATCAGCGGGCGCATGCAGCACCAGGCCCGAAGAACATTCTCTCTCGTGCTCGGCACCTTCTCTGTCTGCTGGACCCCGTTCATCGTCACTTCATACCTACAGCACTACTACCCGGACAGTCGACATCTCGACCACTTTCTACAGTTCAGCATCACGCTAGGCATGGCAAACTCATGTCTGAACCCCTGGGTCTACGCTCTACGTAACGACGCGTTCCAGGACACGTTCCGACGAATATGGCGCCGGTCGTTCCGTAGCCATGCCTCCGACGGTAGCGGGGAGTTCATCCCCTTGAGTCGGGTGGGACGCCGACCCAGGGCGACGCTGGTGAAGGAGAAGATCAGCATCGCGTCACTTTTGATAAGTACCCGGACTGTGGTTCTGGTCGGCACCGGGAACTTCCGGATTCTCAAGGACTATGACCTGGATACAATTCCTCTGTCTCCATACTGCGATCAGCGTCCATAG
- the LOC118430032 gene encoding N(G),N(G)-dimethylarginine dimethylaminohydrolase 1-like, producing the protein MGQSESGHEYEVGRGSTNRPTPPLKEPVTRETFPTYTRAIVRQIPSSIRHRSEAIQQYEVDCCSWFLGGEEFYYSDHDREDPINLRRARRQHARYVRTLRDLGLDVTVLPADESTPDCPFVEDTCVVVGNRALVTRPEGMARRKEAFDSCYFLYDGYCAFTFLTITCFQLNSIETCLRSLGLEVHRIRNMGATLEGGDVVFTGTEFFVGDSTQSNWLGHRILAATFPEYPVHAIPLYPPEFHLKGVACCAAPGVIALAQNSAGRLAWDVIRRKGVSSYQPLWLPDCHAVDCIYVNGTLLHCAQTEGHWNCEVTTSQFYLFVCLYFFITTYVM; encoded by the exons ATGGGGCAATCGGAGAGCGGTCACGAGTACGAGGTAGGCAGGGGCAGCACCAATCGACCCACACCTCCACTCAAAGAACCGGTGACACGAGAGACGTTCCCGACCTACACACGGGCCATCGTCCGCCAGATCCCCAGCTCTATACGGCACCGGTCGGAGGCCATTCAGCAGTATGAG GTGGACTGCTGTTCGTGGTTTTTGGGCGGAGAGGAGTTTTACTACAGCGACCATGACAGGGAAGACCCGATCAACCTCCGCAGAGCGCGGCGGCAGCACGCCCGGTACGTGCGGACCCTGCGGGACCTGGGACTGGACGTGACCGTTCTACCGGCGGACGAGTCCACTCCGGACTGTCCGTTTGTGGAGGACACCTGTGTGGTGGTCGGTAACAGGGCGCTGGTCACCAGGCCGGAGGGAATGGCCCGAAGAAAAGAG GCCTTCGATAGTTGCTATTTCTTGTATGATGGTTATTGTGCCTTTACATTCCTGACTATTACTTGTTTTCAGCTCAACAGCATTGAAACTTGCCTGAGAAGCCTGGGTCTGGAGGTTCACAGGATACGCAACATGGGCGCTACACTTGAGGGTGGCGACGTGGTCTTCACAG GCACAGAATTTTTCGTGGGAGACTCGACCCAGTCCAACTGGCTTGGTCACCGTATCCTGGCCGCCACGTTCCCAGAGTACCCAGTGCACGCCATCCCGCTGTACCCACCTGAGTTCCACCTGAAGGGCGTGGCCTGCTGCGCCGCACCTGGCGTCATCGCCCTGGCACAGAACAGCGCCGGGCGGTTAGCTTGGGAC GTCATCCGTAGGAAAGGTGTATCGTCCTACCAGCCTCTGTGGTTACCGGACTGCCACGCTGTGGACTGTATATACGTGAACGGGACACTCTTACACTGCGCACAAACGGAGGGGCACTGGAACTGTGAGGTAACAACATCACAGTTTTATTTATTCGTGTGCCTTTACTTTTTTATTACAACATACGTCATGTAA